Proteins encoded within one genomic window of Gloeobacter kilaueensis JS1:
- a CDS encoding LysR family transcriptional regulator, whose translation MDTLTSIKVLRQVVELGSFVAAAERLNLSTAMVSKHVMHLERNLGTRLLNRTSRHLSLTEAGTIYYEHCREMLDNLEMVEAQVRQSTGVVRGALKISAPVWFANPLFTKILAEYRSQYPDVLLDLNLNDRIVNLAEEGFDLALRVSHDDLRSSLPTRRICPIQFMLVGSPDYFQRNGRPKNLDELAKHTGISYYYSQFADQLFFDSSDRREMVKLAVSLRTNNTIMEYQAASAGIGLALLPEWLIKDDLTSQRLEMLDLGHIGSTASLWAVYASRRYLSPRIETFLGFLVERFSSTTEL comes from the coding sequence ATGGACACACTAACGAGCATAAAAGTATTACGTCAGGTAGTGGAATTGGGAAGTTTTGTGGCAGCTGCTGAGCGGCTCAACTTATCCACAGCCATGGTCAGTAAGCATGTGATGCACCTGGAGCGAAACCTTGGCACACGCTTGCTGAATCGAACCAGCCGACACTTAAGCCTGACCGAGGCAGGAACAATCTATTACGAACACTGCCGGGAGATGCTTGATAACCTGGAAATGGTAGAGGCACAGGTGAGGCAATCAACTGGTGTCGTGCGTGGAGCACTCAAGATCAGCGCCCCAGTTTGGTTCGCTAACCCTTTATTTACCAAAATCCTGGCAGAGTACCGCTCCCAATATCCAGATGTTTTATTAGATCTGAATTTGAATGATCGGATAGTGAACTTAGCGGAAGAGGGGTTTGATCTGGCGTTACGTGTTTCGCATGATGACCTTAGATCTTCACTGCCCACACGACGCATTTGCCCTATTCAATTTATGTTGGTCGGCTCACCAGACTATTTCCAGAGAAATGGACGACCCAAAAATCTTGATGAACTGGCGAAGCATACAGGCATCAGCTATTACTATTCGCAGTTTGCCGATCAACTGTTCTTTGATAGCTCCGATAGACGGGAGATGGTTAAACTGGCAGTCTCACTCCGCACCAACAACACCATCATGGAGTATCAAGCGGCCTCAGCCGGCATCGGGTTGGCACTTTTACCAGAGTGGTTGATCAAAGATGATCTTACTAGCCAGCGATTGGAGATGCTGGATCTCGGCCACATCGGATCAACTGCGTCCCTCTGGGCAGTCTATGCAAGTCGGCGGTACCTATCACCGAGGATAGAGACCTTCTTAGGTTTTCTGGTAGAACGTTTTTCTAGCACTACTGAGCTGTAG
- a CDS encoding TetR/AcrR family transcriptional regulator codes for MNIVEPTPRRRKGRPLSFDREVALHQAMLLFWRHGYEATSLNDLTAVLGVAPSSIYTVFGDKKGLFLEAVAHYLSGPVTSETIIEQAATARDAAWGLMQAAAIGFTGAETPPGCLLASAAISCSPAASEVQEELAAIRRGIEARLREKIARSLEAEAIARDIDADALAAHTMAVIQGMSTLARDGASREKLLRLAATAMRSWPEFSLPVTQQPL; via the coding sequence ATGAATATCGTCGAACCGACTCCACGGCGAAGGAAAGGACGTCCCTTGTCCTTCGACCGCGAGGTTGCACTGCACCAGGCGATGCTGCTCTTCTGGCGGCATGGCTATGAGGCAACCTCCCTCAACGATCTGACTGCTGTGCTGGGTGTTGCGCCATCGAGCATTTACACGGTATTTGGAGACAAAAAGGGGTTGTTCCTCGAAGCGGTTGCGCACTACCTGTCGGGGCCAGTCACCTCCGAGACGATCATCGAGCAAGCGGCGACGGCGCGCGACGCTGCCTGGGGACTCATGCAGGCAGCGGCCATTGGCTTTACAGGTGCAGAAACTCCACCAGGCTGTCTGCTGGCCAGTGCGGCCATCAGTTGCTCGCCTGCCGCAAGCGAAGTGCAGGAAGAACTGGCCGCCATTCGCCGTGGCATCGAAGCGCGCCTGCGCGAGAAGATTGCCCGGTCGCTTGAGGCTGAGGCGATCGCTCGCGATATCGACGCAGATGCCCTGGCAGCGCACACGATGGCGGTTATCCAGGGCATGTCTACCCTGGCGCGCGATGGGGCGTCGCGCGAAAAGCTGCTGCGTTTGGCCGCAACCGCGATGCGTTCGTGGCCAGAGTTCTCGCTCCCGGTCACACAACAACCCTTGTGA
- a CDS encoding aldo/keto reductase, with protein MGLTDYRTLGRSGLVVSPLALGTMTFGTARWGSGEDISRAVFDAYVDAGGNFIDTADVYSSGRCEEMVGRFVAERGLRDRVVLATKAGFAVGQGPHTGGNGAKHIYSALAGSLGRLQTDYVDLFWVHVWDSVTPAEELLETMAALVRSGKIRYWGVSNCPAWYVASLATLAAVRGLPGPIALQYFYSLINRDIEEEHVPLAAEFGLGILPWSPLAYGLLTGKYDRAAVEAAGTRTGGLPSEAATKDEVRPDSDKRLDGANPFGDSLFTDRNWKIVEVLRRVADEAGYSPARVALSWVNGRPGITSTLMGVSRLEQVADNIAALDVVLSAEHRAALDSVSAPEQRMLYSLFTHSLRQHVVFGGSSVTLWGA; from the coding sequence ATGGGCCTCACCGACTACCGCACCCTTGGGCGTTCTGGACTTGTTGTCAGCCCTCTTGCCCTGGGAACAATGACCTTTGGCACCGCTCGCTGGGGCTCGGGCGAGGATATCTCGCGCGCCGTGTTCGACGCCTACGTGGACGCAGGCGGGAACTTCATCGACACAGCCGATGTGTACTCAAGCGGTCGTTGTGAGGAGATGGTGGGCAGATTTGTCGCCGAGCGCGGTCTGCGCGATCGGGTCGTGCTTGCAACCAAGGCTGGTTTTGCTGTGGGGCAGGGTCCTCATACCGGTGGAAATGGCGCAAAGCACATCTACTCGGCACTGGCCGGATCGCTGGGGCGGCTCCAGACCGACTACGTTGACCTGTTTTGGGTGCATGTGTGGGATTCTGTCACCCCGGCAGAGGAGTTGCTGGAGACGATGGCGGCACTGGTGCGTTCGGGAAAAATTCGGTACTGGGGTGTTTCGAACTGCCCGGCTTGGTACGTTGCCAGTCTGGCGACGCTCGCCGCCGTGCGCGGCCTGCCTGGGCCGATCGCCTTGCAGTATTTTTACTCGCTGATAAACCGCGACATCGAGGAGGAGCATGTGCCGTTGGCGGCGGAATTCGGCTTGGGCATCTTGCCCTGGAGCCCCCTCGCCTACGGGTTGTTGACCGGTAAATACGACCGGGCCGCCGTCGAAGCTGCGGGCACGAGAACGGGGGGATTGCCCAGTGAGGCAGCCACAAAAGACGAAGTGCGCCCCGACAGCGACAAGCGGTTGGACGGAGCCAATCCGTTCGGAGATTCGTTATTCACCGATCGCAACTGGAAAATTGTGGAGGTTTTGCGCCGGGTGGCGGACGAAGCGGGGTACAGCCCCGCCCGTGTCGCACTGTCCTGGGTAAACGGTAGACCAGGGATCACATCCACCCTGATGGGCGTGAGCCGGCTCGAACAGGTGGCCGATAACATCGCCGCGCTGGACGTTGTGCTTTCAGCCGAGCATCGCGCTGCTCTTGACAGCGTGAGCGCGCCAGAGCAGAGGATGTTATACAGCCTTTTCACACACTCTCTGCGCCAGCACGTCGTTTTCGGTGGAAGCTCGGTGACACTCTGGGGTGCATGA
- a CDS encoding HAD-IIIA family hydrolase yields MLILFDLDGTLITSYMERPDRQYHRWQVLPNRRALLAQLRAEDHQLGIATNQGGVGLGFITQAAFYRKLGLVLEALELPCDLPVAVCFAHPQARRKEYRSPDALARRKPNPGMLLELAQNFSEAAAGGVLYVGDKPEDRQAARAAGADFAWAEDFFDQE; encoded by the coding sequence ATGCTGATCCTCTTCGACCTCGATGGCACGCTCATCACTTCTTACATGGAGCGGCCCGACCGGCAGTACCACCGCTGGCAGGTTCTGCCGAACCGACGCGCGTTGCTTGCGCAGTTGCGCGCCGAGGACCATCAACTCGGGATTGCCACCAACCAGGGAGGCGTTGGGCTGGGCTTTATCACCCAGGCAGCCTTTTACCGCAAGCTGGGCCTGGTGCTGGAAGCGCTGGAGCTGCCCTGCGATCTGCCGGTTGCCGTCTGCTTTGCCCATCCTCAAGCCCGGCGCAAGGAATACCGCAGTCCCGATGCGCTGGCCCGGCGCAAGCCCAATCCAGGAATGCTGCTGGAGCTGGCTCAAAACTTCAGCGAGGCTGCCGCTGGGGGTGTTCTCTATGTTGGGGATAAGCCGGAGGACCGGCAGGCTGCCCGTGCTGCCGGCGCTGACTTCGCCTGGGCAGAAGATTTTTTTGATCAGGAATGA
- a CDS encoding DUF4351 domain-containing protein has protein sequence MPIDHDRLFKELLSTFFVEFIDLFFPDLAALLDRYSFVFLDKELFTDVTAGEQFVADLVVKARLQGQESYFLIHIENQSEAQAHFSYRIFRYFARLYEKYQLPVYPIAVFSFDAPAKAQPTFHRVEVAGLRVLEFHYRVVQLNRLNWRDYVRQPNPVAGALMAKMNIAPAERVQVKLECLRLIASLRLDRARMQLISGFVDTYLRLSGEEEARFGEALARIAPKEQEQVMEIVTSWSEKGRQEGRQEGRQEGRQEGRQEGRQEGRQQEALAIVLRQLGRRVGRLGEQTRQRVEQLSVDQLEELGEALLDFVGVADLEVWLSRHSHS, from the coding sequence GTGCCGATTGACCACGACCGACTGTTCAAAGAATTGCTTTCCACCTTCTTTGTCGAATTCATCGACCTGTTTTTTCCTGACCTTGCGGCCCTGCTCGACCGCTACTCGTTTGTCTTCCTGGACAAAGAGCTGTTCACCGACGTTACCGCTGGCGAGCAGTTCGTAGCCGATCTCGTTGTCAAAGCTCGCCTGCAAGGACAGGAGTCCTACTTTTTAATTCACATCGAAAACCAGTCCGAAGCCCAGGCGCACTTCAGCTACCGCATCTTCCGCTATTTTGCCCGGCTCTACGAAAAGTACCAGTTGCCTGTCTACCCGATTGCCGTCTTCTCCTTCGATGCCCCAGCAAAAGCCCAACCGACGTTCCACCGCGTCGAGGTTGCAGGCTTGAGGGTGCTGGAGTTTCACTACCGGGTGGTTCAGCTCAATCGCCTGAACTGGCGCGACTATGTGCGTCAGCCCAACCCGGTAGCCGGAGCACTGATGGCAAAGATGAACATTGCTCCTGCTGAGCGGGTGCAGGTGAAGCTGGAGTGTTTGCGCTTGATTGCTAGCCTGAGGCTGGACCGGGCGCGGATGCAACTGATATCGGGCTTCGTGGATACGTACCTGCGTCTGAGTGGCGAGGAAGAAGCGCGTTTTGGGGAGGCGCTTGCTAGGATTGCCCCAAAGGAGCAGGAGCAGGTGATGGAGATTGTCACCAGTTGGTCAGAAAAAGGCCGCCAGGAAGGCCGCCAGGAAGGCCGCCAGGAAGGCCGCCAGGAAGGCCGCCAGGAAGGCCGCCAGGAAGGCCGCCAGCAGGAGGCTCTGGCAATTGTGCTGCGTCAGTTGGGTCGCCGCGTGGGGAGGCTGGGTGAGCAGACCCGGCAACGGGTGGAGCAACTGTCAGTGGATCAACTGGAAGAGCTGGGCGAAGCGTTGCTCGATTTTGTAGGGGTGGCTGACCTCGAGGTCTGGCTTTCTCGGCACAGCCATTCGTAG